In Neorhodopirellula lusitana, one genomic interval encodes:
- a CDS encoding PEP-CTERM sorting domain-containing protein codes for MFRPLLASLFMIAGSLSAVAAPVYSLMDFDALGSTYGQADTSVVSPAVKTLNYGINENSDGVGGTSASTHGFDFSGAGTGNQAKIFYNLPTGTFQAGNAVSNNASDYLVSFDIRADGLAGTDVDANFKVKLNGAEFSSIVTYTNTYNTITLNLGDDMTASGSSFEATDFTDGSQTIEFQISSASRDDKFDADSGNAMYLDNFQINAVDAVAVPEPASFALLGVGSLCLIARRRRRNRG; via the coding sequence ATGTTCAGACCCCTACTCGCCTCTCTCTTCATGATCGCTGGCTCGCTGTCTGCAGTCGCCGCACCAGTCTACTCCCTCATGGACTTCGACGCACTCGGCTCTACCTACGGCCAAGCAGACACCTCTGTCGTTTCACCAGCCGTGAAGACGCTCAACTACGGAATCAACGAGAACAGTGATGGAGTGGGTGGGACCAGCGCATCGACTCACGGCTTCGACTTCAGTGGCGCGGGCACGGGGAACCAAGCCAAAATCTTCTACAACCTCCCCACCGGTACCTTTCAGGCCGGCAACGCCGTTTCCAACAATGCCAGCGACTACCTGGTTAGCTTTGACATCCGTGCAGACGGACTTGCCGGCACTGATGTCGATGCAAACTTCAAGGTGAAATTGAACGGCGCCGAGTTTAGTTCAATTGTGACCTACACCAACACCTACAACACCATCACGCTCAACCTTGGTGATGATATGACCGCCAGCGGCTCCAGCTTCGAGGCGACCGATTTCACTGACGGCTCACAAACAATCGAGTTTCAGATCTCGAGCGCATCGCGAGACGATAAGTTCGATGCTGATTCCGGCAACGCGATGTACCTGGACAACTTCCAGATCAACGCCGTGGACGCCGTGGCCGTCCCAGAACCCGCCTCCTTCGCTCTGCTAGGCGTGGGCAGCCTCTGCCTGATTGCCCGACGACGTCGTCGCAACCGCGGCTAA
- a CDS encoding GDSL-type esterase/lipase family protein, whose product MAYQTKGTQPVGGGVDAGPMRRIGRILAIGGFLSLTLLSFPSMTPWMIAAWLLVYSVLVMKGRPAWVPLALCLVVLVVRLVPRTPAMLTLGAVLLYLIAVRFHWRYMPARLLSWRPLMLVVPWLVWGAVFWEHEAIEDCGRPTFQGWKDTSVIVCIGDSLTDGMLPDRGYPDALSQMLPNPVINEGVSGIATRQALDMMPRVMKHGPAIVVIEVGGHDFLKGYSRASTKANLVRMIDLSREGGAEVILMEIPRGFMIDPFASLEREIAYEKDVQLVDDTWLRQIVLMSPIAPPGMWMPESSRLSDDGIHSNPKGSREIAERVAEAVGQLVAASAGTDAAGTGR is encoded by the coding sequence ATGGCTTATCAAACCAAGGGCACTCAACCGGTCGGTGGGGGAGTCGACGCGGGGCCAATGCGGCGGATTGGTAGGATACTTGCGATAGGCGGTTTTCTTTCGCTAACGCTATTGTCGTTTCCAAGTATGACGCCGTGGATGATTGCGGCGTGGTTGCTGGTTTACTCCGTGTTGGTGATGAAAGGGCGACCGGCGTGGGTACCGCTGGCGTTGTGTCTTGTCGTTTTAGTTGTTCGGTTGGTGCCAAGAACGCCAGCGATGCTAACGCTGGGGGCCGTGTTGTTGTATTTGATCGCGGTTCGCTTTCATTGGCGATACATGCCGGCTCGACTTCTCAGTTGGAGGCCATTGATGTTGGTTGTTCCATGGTTGGTATGGGGAGCGGTGTTTTGGGAACACGAGGCGATTGAAGATTGTGGTCGTCCGACCTTTCAAGGCTGGAAGGATACAAGCGTGATTGTTTGCATCGGAGACAGTCTTACCGACGGGATGCTGCCGGATCGGGGATATCCCGATGCACTGAGTCAGATGCTGCCCAATCCGGTGATCAACGAGGGCGTGTCGGGGATCGCGACGCGGCAGGCTTTAGACATGATGCCGCGAGTGATGAAACATGGGCCAGCGATCGTGGTGATCGAAGTGGGCGGGCATGATTTCTTGAAAGGGTACAGTCGGGCTTCGACCAAAGCGAACTTGGTTCGCATGATCGACCTTTCTCGGGAAGGCGGCGCCGAGGTGATCCTGATGGAGATTCCTCGCGGGTTCATGATTGATCCGTTTGCGAGTCTGGAACGCGAGATCGCGTATGAAAAGGACGTTCAGTTGGTGGACGACACCTGGTTGCGACAGATCGTGTTGATGAGTCCGATCGCACCGCCGGGGATGTGGATGCCGGAATCTTCTCGATTGAGCGATGACGGGATCCACAGCAACCCGAAGGGAAGCCGCGAGATCGCCGAGCGGGTTGCCGAAGCGGTTGGCCAGCTAGTTGCAGCAAGTGCTGGTACGGATGCGGCTGGGACGGGCCGCTAG
- a CDS encoding BPSS1187 family protein, whose product MKFSCLRSITIAFLTVMFPVGLVTANDLAPLSKPPATDESKVSAPVRVLAVGNSFTGNATRFLEPLAKASGHDLSVQRLIIGGSPLELHAAKAKAFAADPNNPKGRYSNGKSLQEALQSEDFDFVTIQQVSIKSHDIRTYRPYASELADVIRRYSPGSQLLVHQTWAYRSDDPRFHGSGKRSGKSLPTSEPADQAAMYHGLTDAYRTITKELGAKRIPVGDAFFFADTDKQFGFRGEKNVDPQAFTAPALPASKYSLHAGWHWSGANGDRQLRMDGHHANQAGEYLGACVWYECLLGESVVGNSFHPAGMDAEYARFLQLTAHRAVSEADDAPKAIDSTDNARVSGDPNPQRYRLTARASELDDRVKSHPEIGFLIEKAGKPEDVQHASVDTTVPLQGKLVIWLMAHNSALFERLNGYGLHAIQVSYAKQWFGKLCQPKPRDAYARGNVRLEAATGLDFSDELDLTVPDGAAERTRQMILWLSKENPQGEWSQFLSDDGKRVRWDKVIVAGSSHGSTTAARFAKHQRVDRVVMLCGPRDQDQDWQALRPATPANRFFGFSHVLDGGWTGDHYCRSWEMLGLHQYGPIVSVDDTEPPYENSRRLISSADVGGNPGKAHSAVTPGKASPKNEQGEFLYEPVWRYLFNHPVDQVGEATTEDEGCLREHVTY is encoded by the coding sequence GGTTCGTGTCTTGGCGGTCGGTAACAGTTTTACTGGGAACGCGACTCGCTTCCTGGAGCCGCTCGCGAAAGCGTCGGGACATGATCTGAGCGTTCAACGGCTGATCATTGGAGGATCGCCACTGGAACTGCACGCCGCGAAAGCCAAAGCGTTTGCCGCCGACCCGAACAATCCTAAGGGGCGTTACTCAAATGGCAAGAGTCTGCAGGAGGCGTTGCAGTCGGAAGACTTCGACTTCGTCACCATCCAACAAGTCAGTATCAAGAGTCATGACATCCGCACCTATCGGCCTTACGCGTCGGAGTTGGCTGATGTGATTCGGCGGTATTCTCCGGGTTCGCAGTTACTAGTGCATCAGACCTGGGCTTACCGCAGCGACGATCCTCGCTTCCATGGTTCGGGCAAGCGGTCTGGGAAATCGTTGCCGACCAGCGAGCCGGCGGATCAGGCGGCGATGTACCACGGTTTAACCGATGCGTACCGAACCATCACCAAGGAGTTAGGGGCGAAGCGAATTCCTGTGGGTGACGCATTCTTCTTTGCCGATACCGACAAGCAGTTTGGGTTTCGTGGGGAAAAGAATGTTGACCCGCAAGCGTTCACTGCGCCGGCTTTGCCCGCTAGCAAGTATTCGCTGCACGCTGGTTGGCATTGGTCAGGTGCGAATGGTGATCGTCAGTTGCGAATGGATGGGCACCACGCCAATCAGGCGGGTGAGTATTTGGGGGCATGTGTGTGGTACGAATGTTTGCTGGGCGAAAGCGTCGTAGGGAATTCGTTTCATCCCGCTGGCATGGATGCTGAATACGCCCGGTTCTTACAGCTGACCGCCCATCGTGCCGTTTCCGAAGCGGATGATGCTCCGAAGGCGATAGACAGTACGGATAACGCAAGAGTTTCGGGCGATCCCAATCCGCAGCGTTACCGGTTGACTGCTCGGGCGAGCGAGTTGGATGATCGTGTGAAGTCGCATCCGGAGATTGGTTTTCTGATTGAAAAGGCGGGCAAGCCGGAGGATGTTCAGCATGCATCGGTGGACACGACGGTGCCGCTGCAGGGCAAGCTGGTGATTTGGTTGATGGCCCACAATTCGGCGTTGTTCGAGCGACTCAATGGATATGGCTTGCACGCGATCCAGGTCAGTTACGCGAAGCAGTGGTTTGGGAAGCTATGTCAGCCGAAGCCGCGTGATGCGTATGCTCGCGGGAACGTGCGGTTGGAAGCTGCCACGGGGCTCGACTTCAGTGACGAGCTGGATCTGACGGTGCCGGACGGGGCGGCGGAGCGGACCCGTCAAATGATCTTGTGGCTATCGAAGGAGAATCCGCAGGGTGAGTGGTCACAGTTTTTAAGTGACGACGGGAAGCGGGTTCGATGGGACAAGGTCATCGTGGCGGGCAGTTCCCACGGCAGCACGACGGCGGCTCGTTTTGCCAAGCATCAACGCGTCGATCGTGTCGTGATGTTGTGCGGCCCTCGTGACCAGGATCAGGACTGGCAAGCGTTGCGGCCGGCGACGCCGGCGAACCGGTTCTTCGGCTTCAGTCACGTGCTGGATGGCGGTTGGACGGGGGATCACTATTGTCGGTCGTGGGAGATGCTGGGCTTGCATCAGTACGGGCCGATTGTCAGCGTCGATGACACGGAGCCTCCTTACGAGAACAGCCGGCGATTGATCTCGTCGGCCGACGTGGGTGGGAATCCAGGGAAGGCTCATTCGGCAGTGACGCCGGGTAAGGCGTCGCCTAAAAACGAGCAAGGCGAATTTCTGTATGAGCCTGTTTGGCGGTACCTGTTCAACCATCCGGTTGATCAGGTCGGTGAAGCGACAACCGAAGACGAGGGTTGCTTGCGTGAACACGTTACCTATTGA
- a CDS encoding GNAT family N-acetyltransferase: protein MSATVFHLEMLDRDSFEPVAMPAGWTMSVVHPAQPSLNLRFYRDVGGHWNWTDRLAWSDELWRDYVNREALRTWVGRLDGEAVGYFELEAQESGNVEIAIFGLLPNFIGRGLGAVLLSAAIEAAWAIPGTRRVWVHTCTDDHEHALANYQKRGFRLFQTDASPPK, encoded by the coding sequence ATGAGTGCGACAGTCTTCCATCTCGAAATGCTTGATCGCGACTCCTTTGAACCTGTGGCGATGCCCGCGGGTTGGACGATGTCGGTGGTGCATCCGGCGCAACCTAGTTTGAATCTCCGCTTCTATCGCGATGTGGGTGGTCACTGGAACTGGACGGACCGATTGGCATGGTCGGATGAGCTTTGGAGGGACTATGTGAATCGCGAGGCGTTGCGAACTTGGGTTGGTCGATTGGATGGCGAGGCGGTGGGCTACTTCGAGCTAGAGGCTCAGGAATCGGGGAATGTCGAAATCGCAATTTTCGGATTGCTGCCCAACTTCATTGGCCGCGGTCTGGGGGCCGTGTTGCTATCCGCGGCCATCGAAGCGGCGTGGGCGATTCCAGGTACACGGCGAGTGTGGGTGCACACCTGCACCGACGACCATGAGCACGCCTTAGCCAACTATCAAAAACGGGGCTTCCGGTTGTTTCAGACTGATGCTTCGCCGCCCAAGTAG
- a CDS encoding DUF2314 domain-containing protein — translation MTNSENPVFLSPGDDPEMAAAGKRARQSFKYFWREMAWERRRIIPGLEMAGVKVSLFDPPDVRAANPGGLEVEHMWLLEVDFDGRQVEGTLINTPHSLKTYQEGQRVKIPGKQLCDWMYVCTGEVCGGFTVDLMRSRMGASERKQHDRAWGHDFGDVGIVQLVPPSYIGDDQAKKKGWLSRFSKRPQGKQDFAKVAATEHPMSVNMRDSFQETLQENPELLEQTDDSGFTFLHQLALAGSLDGVDVCLNNGANAEQPAANGMTPFDLAKCLAWKRVMARLQKA, via the coding sequence ATGACGAATTCTGAGAACCCTGTTTTTTTGTCACCTGGTGATGATCCTGAGATGGCGGCGGCCGGTAAGCGGGCGCGGCAGTCGTTTAAGTACTTTTGGCGAGAAATGGCTTGGGAGCGACGCCGGATTATTCCGGGGTTGGAGATGGCCGGGGTGAAGGTTTCGCTGTTTGATCCGCCGGACGTTCGTGCGGCCAACCCGGGTGGGTTGGAGGTGGAACACATGTGGTTGCTGGAGGTGGACTTCGACGGCCGACAGGTGGAGGGAACGCTGATCAACACGCCGCATTCCTTGAAGACCTATCAGGAAGGGCAGCGGGTGAAGATTCCGGGCAAGCAGCTCTGCGATTGGATGTATGTGTGCACGGGGGAAGTTTGTGGCGGGTTCACGGTCGATCTGATGCGGAGCCGGATGGGGGCTTCGGAGCGGAAGCAGCACGACCGTGCTTGGGGGCACGACTTCGGTGACGTGGGCATCGTGCAATTGGTGCCGCCCAGTTACATCGGGGACGATCAGGCCAAGAAGAAGGGGTGGCTATCGCGATTTTCTAAACGCCCGCAGGGCAAGCAGGACTTTGCGAAGGTGGCGGCGACGGAGCATCCGATGTCGGTGAACATGCGGGATTCGTTTCAGGAGACGCTTCAAGAGAATCCCGAACTGCTGGAGCAAACCGATGACAGCGGGTTCACCTTCTTGCATCAGTTGGCGTTGGCAGGGTCGCTCGATGGAGTGGATGTGTGTTTGAACAATGGTGCGAATGCGGAGCAACCTGCGGCTAACGGCATGACGCCGTTTGATTTGGCGAAGTGTTTGGCATGGAAACGCGTGATGGCCCGATTGCAGAAAGCTTAA